The genomic interval TATTAAAATTCCAAAAGGATATATCTTTGTCATTGGAGATAATCGTCTTCAAAGCAGGGATAGCCGTCATTTTGGTTTAGTGAAAATGGATGATGTAATTGGGACTGCCGGTGATCGAAAATAATGCTAACTCACAATAGAATTAACTTCTCGGAAAGAAGAAGTTATTGTCTTATGGGTTAGCATTTTTTATTCAAATGAAAGCTTTCTTGGATACAAAGCAGGGAGCGTTAAATGGAATTTACTTAAAAAGTAAAGTAAAATATAAGAGATAGATAAAAACAAAATAAGTCATGTTTTACCACACTGTTTAGTTGTGGTATTTATTTTTTAAAAGGAATGAGGATATAGTTCTTTGTACTTAGCTTTCATGGGCAGTGAACGTCACACTCTTTGTATGCTAAGGCAACATCTATATGGAGTTCTCCAGTTTATACATTGCTGAACTGGCTCTTGCCTTTTTCTTAAATATTAATTGATAGCGGGGAATAAGCATGAGCATTCAATTTATTCTAGGCCGCTCAGGGAGCGGTAAAACAGAAACAATCTTAAATGAAATAAGAATGAAGTTATTTGAAGAACCAATGGGTCGTCCAATTATCTATCTTGTTCCTGATCAGATGACTTTTGGAGCAGAGTATGAATTAATAAAAACGCCTAATTTAGGCGGGATGATTCGTGCCCAAACCTTTAGTTTTAGTCGTTTAGCATGGAGAATTCTCCAGGAAACCGGCGGAATGACACGTCATCATCTTTCAAGCACAGGAATTCAAATGATGTTAAGAAAGCTAGTTGAACAATATAAACAGGAATTTAAAGTATTCACAAAGGCTAGTGATAAGAATGGGTTTATTGAACAGCTGGAAGTGATGTTAACTGAATTTAAACGATATTGTCTCACACCGCAAGAACTTGAGAATTACTTAACAAGTGCCAATACTGATCAAGATAAAAAATCATTAACAGATAAGCTGCATGATATGGCTTTATTATATAAACAGCTAGAAATTCAACTTAGTGAAAAATATGTAGATTCAGAGGATTATTTACGCTTGCTTTCAGAGAAAGTGCAAGATTCTGACTATTTGCGCTCTGCAGATCTTTATATTGATGGATTTCATAGTTTTACACCACAGGAGTATGAAGTTGTATCAGCATTGATGAAGCATGCTGCGAATGTGAAAATTTCTCTCACAGCTGACAAGCCATATGAAGAGCATTTGCCTCATGAGCTGCACCTATTTCAAATGACAGGTAAAACATACAATAAACTACACAAGCTTGCCCTCGAAGAAGGAATGGAAGTAGACGAACCGCTGTTATTGAGGGAACAGCATCGTTATCATCATCCCTCTTTAAAACATGTAGAAAAATGTTTCGATACTCGGCCAACAAGTGTGTTTGAGGATCATCCGAATGTGACGATTTTTCAAGCTGCAAATCGCCGCTCAGAGGTGGAAGGGATTGCGCGGCAAATCCACAAATTAATAAGACAGGAACAGTATCGTTATCGTGATATTGCACTGCTTATTCGGAATTCAAACGACTATCGTGATGTCATTGAACAAGTGTTTCGTGATTATGAGATTCCTTTTTTCATAGATCAAAAACGTTCTATGCTTAACCATCCCTTAGTTGAGCTCATTCGCTCTACGTTAGAAATCATTAATGGTCATTGGCGATATGAAGCTGTTTTTCGCGCAATAAAAACAGAGTTACTTTTTCCTTTCGAAGTGAATAAAGAAACAATGCGTGAGGAAATGGATCTTTTAGAAAACTATGTTCTTTCTTATGGGATTCAAGGGTCAAGGTGGACAAAGGATGAACGTTTCCGTTATCGCCGCTTTTATACACTTGAGGATGACTTTGTTGTAACAGATGAAGAAAAGCAAATGGAAGAAAAACTGAACAAGCTTCGAGACATTGTTGTTAAACCAATTACAACATTGCAAAAAAGACTAAAACGAAGCAAAACAGGACAAGCACTTGCCGAGGCGCTTTATCTTTATTTAGAAGATTTACAGATACCAGAAAAAATGGAAAGTCTACGTATGAATGCCGAAGAAAAGGGCTTCCTGTTAGAAGCGAGAGAGCATGATCAAGCTTGGCAGGCTGTTATTAGTCTCTTAGATGAATTTGTTGAAATGCTAAAAGATGAACAAGTGTCCATAAAACTATTTGCAGAGATTCTTGAAACAGGGCTCGAATCAATGAAGTTTTCTCTCGTGCCGCCTGCCATTGATCAAGTTTTAATAGCAGATCTTGAGAGATCGAGATTTTTCCATATTAAATGCTCTTTCATTTTAGGAGCGAATGATGGCGTTCTTCCTGCAAGACCGAAAGAGGAAGGTATATTAACTGAGGATGATCGAGAGGCTTTACACTATCAAGGAATCGATCTTGCTCCATCTGCAAGACAGCAGCTCCTTGATGAAAACTTCATTATTTATATGGGGTTATCAAGTCCATCTGAAAAGCTCTATTTATCCTATCCAATGGCAGATGAAGAAGGAAAATCCTTGCTTCCATCTGTTATTGTGAAACGTATTGAAGAGATGTTTCCAACGATTGAAAAGCGTCGACTTCTTAATGAGCCTGAAGTTCTATCTTTAGAAGAACAGCTTTTATTTATAGTAAATAAAAATGTGACGTTATCATATGTCACCTCACAGCTTCAATCATGGAAGCGAGGATATCCAATTCTCCCAATTTGGTGGGATGCCTATAACCATTTTGTTACATCTGAAAATCAGACATTAACGAAAAGAGTGTTAAGCAGCTTATCTTATGAAAACAAGCCAGAACAACTGGAAACATCAATAAGCCGCGAATTGTATGGTGAACATATCCAAGGAAGCGTGTCGCGCATGGAGCAGTTTACTAGCTGCCCATTCTCACATTTTGCTACACACGGATTAAAGCTAAGAGAAAGACAATTCTTTAAGCTGGAAGCTCCAGATATCGGTCAAATGTTTCACTCATCCCTCAAACTTATTTCCGACCGATTACAAGAGCTTAACAAAGATTGGAAGGAACTGACAAAGGAGCAATGTGAACGGCTTGCAAATGATGCGGTTGAAAAGCTTGCACCACGCCTCCAAAGGGAGATTTTGCTTAGCTCGAATCGTTATCATTATATAAAAAGAAAGTTACAAAAAATCCTTGCTCGCGCTTCAAAAATTTTAAGTGATCATGCGAAGGCTAGCGGCTTTGCACCCATTGGCTTAGAGCTTGGTTTTGGAAAAGGCGGCGAACTTCCGCCTATTCGCTTCACCCTGCCAAATGGCTGTACGATGGAGGTAGCAGGTCGAATTGACCGAGTGGACAAAGCAACAGGCTCAAATGGAGTACTCCTGAGAATAGTTGATTATAAATCAAGTGATAAAAATGTTCAGTTATCAGAAGTTTACTACGGTTTGGCCCTGCAAATGCTTACTTACTTGGATGTCATCATATCTAATTCAAGTAAATGGTTAGGTGTAGAAGCTACTCCAGCAGGTGTTTTATATTTTCATGTTCATGATCCAATGATACAGGCAAATACACTGTTATCGGAGGAGAAGCTTGATGATGAAATTTTTAAGAAGTTTAAAATGAAAGGACTATTGCTTGGTGATGAGGAAGCAGTCCGTTTAATGGATAACAATTTAAGCGAAGGCAGTACGTCAAACATTATTGCTGCGGGTTTGAAAAAAGAAGGTGGATTTCGTTCCACTTCATCAATAGCAAGTAAAGATGAGTTTGATCTATTAAGAAATCACGTTCGTTCAACATTTAAAAAGATCGGAACGGATATCACGGACGGAATTATTGATATTAGTCCTTATAAGTTAAAGGACAAAATGCCATGTACATTCTGTGAATATAAATCTGTCTGCCAATTTGATGAATCCTTATCGGAAAATCAATATCGCATATTAAAAAGTGAAAAAAATGATGATGTATTAAAAAGAATGAGAGAGGAGGGGAAAGGCAATGAGTGAGATGACTTCAAAGCCCGAAAATAGCCAATGGACAGATGATCAGTGGAAGGCAATTGTCTCAAGCGGACAGCATATTTTAGTTGCAGCAGCAGCTGGATCTGGAAAAACAGCCGTATTAGTAGAACGAATTATTCGAAAAATTATTTCCAAAGAAAATCCAGTTGATGTTGATGCACTGCTTGTTGTGACATTTACAAACGCCTCTGCAGCTGAAATGCGAAGCCGTATTGGGGAAGCACTGGAAAAAGCATTAAAGGAAAACCCATCCTCCCTCCATTTACGCAGACAGCTAACATTATTAAACAAGGCGTCCATTTCAACACTTCATTCGTTCTGTTTGCAAGTTGTGAGAAAATATTATTATTTGATTAACATTGATCCAAGTTTTCGCATCGCGGATCAGACAGAAGGTCAATTACTGATTGATGAAGTGCTTGATGAGATGTTTGAGGAAGAGTATAGCCAGGAGGGTAACGAGGACTTTTTCGACCTTGTTGATCGCTACACATCTGACCGAAATGATGTTGAATTGCAAACATTAATCCGCGAGCTTTACTTTTTTTCACGCTCACATCCGAAACCAGCTGTTTGGCTGGACCAGCTCACAGCCAAGTATGATCTTAGTGAAGAAACAAAAGTTGAATCTTTGCCATTTGTCCAATATTTATTGGAGGATATTGCTATGCAGCTAGAAGGAGCAAAGGAACAGCTTTTGCAAGCAATGGAAATCACCAAACTTCCCGGTGGGCCAGCACCGCGAGCGGCCAACCTAGATGATGACTTGAAACAAGTTTCAGAGCTTTTAAGAGTAAAGCATTCATGGGAGCAGCTAAGTGAGCAAATCAAGACGTTTAAACCTTCAAGAGCAAAGATTGTCAAAGGTGATCAGTATGATAAATTCTTAACAGATCAAGTAACATCATTGCGTAAAGCAGCAAAGGATCAAATTGATAAGCTGCGAGATGACATGTTTTCACGATCTCTTACCAATTACTTGTTAGACTTCGAGCATTTAAAACCAGTAGTGACAAAGCTTGTATCTCTTGTCAAACAATTTGCAGACCGCTACGAAGGAATGAAAAAAGAAAAAGGGATTGTTGACTTCGCCGATTTAGAACATTATTGCTTACAAATTCTCCAGCCAGCGGAAAATGAACCGAGTGAAGCAGCATTGTATTATAAACAGCAATTTGCTGAAGTTTTAGTCGATGAGTATCAGGATACAAATCTTGTTCAAGAATCGATTTTAAAGCTTGTCACAAAAGATGAGGAAGCTTCAGGGAATTTATTTATGGTTGGTGACGTGAAACAGTCGATCTATCGATTCCGCTTGGCAGAACCGTTTCTATTCTTAAGCAAGTACAAGCGTTTTACCCAAACAGCTGACAGCACGGGAATGCGAATTGATTTGTCAAAAAACTTCCGAAGTCGTGCAGAAGTACTCGATGGAACGAATTATTTATTTAAGCAAATCATGGGCGAGAAGGTCGGAGAAATTGTTTATGATCATGATGCAGAGTTAAAGCTTGGTGCAACATATCCTGAAAATGAGTTGATGAGTACGGAGCTGCTGCTAATTGAACGCGGCGGAAATGATGAAGACACAGAACAGGGTGTGGAATCTGGTTTATTTGATGAACAAGAACTAGAAACCGTTCAGCTTGAAGCTAGATTAATGGCAAAAAAGATTAAATTACTTATCGATCAACAATTCCAAGTTTATGATCGTAACATCGGAGGAACTCGTCCTATCACATATCGCGATGTCGTCATTCTCCTCCGCTCAATGCCATGGGCACCACAAATTATGGAAGAGTTTAAACAGGCGGGAATTCCTGTATATGCAAATCTTTCTAATGGATATTTCGAAGCGACAGAAGTAGCGATTATGCTATCTGTATTAAAAGTAATTGATAATCCATTTCAGGACATCCCATTAGCCTCTGTGCTTAGGTCACCTGTCGTTGGTTTGAATGCAAATGAGTTAGCACTTATTCGTACATTTGATAAAAAGGGAACCTATTATGACGCTTTGAAGGCATTTTTAGCAAAAGGTTCATTGATGAACCAAAATTTATTTGAAAAATTGAATAGCTTTGTTGAGCTTTTACAAGAATGGCGTGATAGAGCAAGGCAAGGAGCCGTTTCCGACTTAATATGGCAGCTTTACCGTGATACAAAGTTTTTTGATTTTGTAGGTGGAATGCCAGGGGGAAAACAGCGTCAAGCAAATTTACGTGCCTTTTATGACCGCGCCCGCCAATATGAAGCGACATCGTTTAGAGGTCTCTTTCGATTTTTACGGTTTATTGAACGAATGCAAGAGCGTGGTGATGACCTCGGTGCAGCTCGTGCGCTTGGGGAGCAAGAAGATGTCGTACGGCTAATGACGATTCATAGCAGTAAAGGCCTTGAGTTTCCAATTGTTTTTGTTGCGGGGCTTTCAAAGCAATTTAATATGATGGATCTTAATAAAAAATATTTACTTGATAAGGAATTAGGATTTGGAACAAAATTGATCAATCCTAAATTACGTGTAAGCTATCCAACGCTGCCTTATATTGCTTTAAAAAAGAAAATGCGGATGGAACTTCTCGCTGAAGAGATGCGGGTGTTGTACGTTGCGTTAACGAGAGCAAAGGAAAAGCTTTTTTTACTCGGCACTTTAAAGAGTCCTGATAAGAAGTTAGCCGATTGGCGTAATCAGCTTTCCCATTCAGAGTGGCTGTTACCAGATTTCGAACGGGCAAAGGCGAAAAGCTACCTAGATTGGATTGGACCGGCCTTAGTTCGCCACCGTGACAGTGTTGCACTTAGTGAAGGGCAACATTGTTTCAATGAAGAGCTTTCACAGCATCCGTCAAAATGGACAATTGAAATGGTGAAGAGCGAGGAATTAGTTGAAACATTTAAGGCTGAGCAAGAGTTAAATCAGGAACTGTTAACAGCAATTAGCCACGGGGAAATCGTTTCAATTGAAAGTGAACATAAACAACAAGTAAAAGATCAACTTACTTGGGATTATCCATACAGAGCAGCAACTCGGAACCGTTCAAAGCAATCAGTATCAGAATTAAAAAGACAACGGGAAGTTCAGGATGAATATAGTGATCAACAGTTGCTAAGAAGGCAGTCCTCACAAGGTTTTTTATATAACCGACCAAGTTTTATGCAAAGTAAGTCGGTTTCTGCAGCGGAGCGTGGAACAGCTATGCATACGGTCATGCAGCATATGAAGCTGGATGGTCCGGTTACAAAAGACGATGTGGCAGCAAAAATTCAGGAGCTAGTTGCTAAAGAGATCCTTTCAAAAGAATTAGCTGAAGTGATTAATAGTGAGCAAATCGTTGAATTTTTCGAATCAAGAATAGGGCAAAGACTACTAGGTGCTAAACAGGTTTATCGTGAAGTTCCATTTAGTTATGCCCTGCAAGCAGAGAAGTTATATGACGATATGGTGGATGAACCGATTTTAGTACAAGGTGTCATTGACTGTTTATTTGAAGATGAAGAAGGCACCGTTTTATTAGATTATAAAACAGATACAATCCAAGATCGTTTTCCAAAGGGAATTGAAGAAGCGGAACAAATCTTAAAAGACCGTTATCGTGTTCAAATTGCTTTATATACAAAAGCAATTGAAGACATTATCCATCGACCACTTAATGAAAAATATTTATTTTTCTTTGACGGCGGCTATTTAATTGACATGTAGGAAGATGACGGAACCCTCTTGGTTAACTTTTCAATATATGTAAATTTTTGCTGACTACTTTTAAATACCGTTGTTTTCATTTTTAGAATCGCTGCTTTCAATCAAGCACTGGTACTCCATATTTGTTTAGTAAAAACAGGCTTGTTGTGAATGATATCAGTTGCAACAAGCCTAGATACTGTCTGAAAGGAAGTTATAACAAATGCGAATATTGCACACAGCTGACTGGCACCTAGGCAGATCGCTGGAAGGGCGAAGTCGTTTAGCAGAGCAAGCACAATTTATAGACGAGCTCGTTAAGATCGTTGAGGAAGAAAAAGTAGATGCCATTCTAATGGCTGGTGATGCATTTGATACGGTAAATCCACCTGCAGCTGCTGAGCAGTTGTTTTATGATGGACTATCGCGTTTATCTGATAAAGGGAAACGTCCGATCATTGTGATTGCTGGAAATCATGATAATCCAGATCGCTTGTCTGCAGCATCTCCTTTAGCTGGGAACCATTCAATTCATTTAATCGGTTATCCTAGCCATGAGGTTTTAAAAGTGAATGTTCCGCATGCACAGCAGCAGATGATCGTTGCAGCGCTTGCATACCCTTCAGAAGCTAGACTTGAGCAAGTACTGTCAGAAACACATGATGAAGTCCTTTTACGAAATAAATATGATGAAAGAATTCGCGAGCTTTTTTCAATCATGAGTAAGCAATTCCAACCAAATACTGTAAACATGGCTATGAGTCATATACATGTTGCAGGTGGAAGCACATCTGATTCAGAACGTCCAATTGAGGTTGGAGGAGCTTACACGGTTGCTGCAACAAGTATGCCGGAAGCGGCACAATATGTTGCATTAGGGCACTTACATCGCCCGCAAAACATAAAACGTGCAAGCACGTTAACAAGATATTCTGGTTCACCGCTTGCCTACAGCTTTTCCGAAATTGGCTATGCGAAGTCGGTCACTATTTTAGAGGCAGATCCAGGTCAGCCAGTTGAGATGAGAGAAATCCCGTTATCTTCAGGAAAACCGCTTGTTAAGTGGAAGGCAACTGAAGGAATAAGTCAGGTGCATAGTTGGTTAGAGGAAGGTAGAGATGCTTCCGCATGGATCGACCTAGAAATCCATTTAACTTCGACTCTATCAATTGAAGAAATCCATCGGTTGCGTAAATGGCATCCTGGCTTCATTCATATTCGCCCTGTTTTTCAAAAAGAGCTTGAGGTTGCTGCAACACGACAAGCTAATTTGCCTATTGATCAATTATTTTCACAGTTTTACGAAAAGCAAACAGGTGGGGCAAAACCTGAACCCGAGCTAGTGAAGCTTTTCTTAGAGCTAGTTCAACAGGATGATGATCTTGAAGGATGTGATGAGACATGAAACCGATCGAGTTAGCTGTTTCCGGATTGCATAGTTTCAGAGAAAAACAGATTATTAACTTTGATTCATTATGTGATGGTGGAATTTTCGGGATTTTTGGACCGACGGGCAGTGGAAAATCTTCCATTTTAGATGCGATGACACTTGCTTTGTATGGAAAAGTGGAACGAGCGATGAATAATACGTACGGAATACTAAATCATGCAGAAGATCAATTGACGGTGTCATTTACTTTTGAGCTTGAAAATGCATCTGGGAGGAAATGTTATACTGTTGAACGTGTTTTCAAACGAACAGATGAAATAAGAGTGAAAACAGCGATTTGTCGTTTAATCGAAGCTGGTGAGGAAAGGGTTGTTCTTGCAGATAAAGCAGTGGATGTAAATGAACAAGTTTATGGATTACTCGGCCTAACCATCGATGATTTTACCCGTGCAGTAGTGCTTCCACAAGGGAAATTTGCTGAATTTCTTTCATTAAAAGGTGCGGAAAGACGCCAAATGCTTCAGCGTTTATTTCATCTTGAACAATATGGCGATCAGTTAATGAAAAAATTGAAAAAAAGAGTCACATCAACAAAAAT from Metabacillus sediminilitoris carries:
- the addB gene encoding helicase-exonuclease AddAB subunit AddB, whose product is MSIQFILGRSGSGKTETILNEIRMKLFEEPMGRPIIYLVPDQMTFGAEYELIKTPNLGGMIRAQTFSFSRLAWRILQETGGMTRHHLSSTGIQMMLRKLVEQYKQEFKVFTKASDKNGFIEQLEVMLTEFKRYCLTPQELENYLTSANTDQDKKSLTDKLHDMALLYKQLEIQLSEKYVDSEDYLRLLSEKVQDSDYLRSADLYIDGFHSFTPQEYEVVSALMKHAANVKISLTADKPYEEHLPHELHLFQMTGKTYNKLHKLALEEGMEVDEPLLLREQHRYHHPSLKHVEKCFDTRPTSVFEDHPNVTIFQAANRRSEVEGIARQIHKLIRQEQYRYRDIALLIRNSNDYRDVIEQVFRDYEIPFFIDQKRSMLNHPLVELIRSTLEIINGHWRYEAVFRAIKTELLFPFEVNKETMREEMDLLENYVLSYGIQGSRWTKDERFRYRRFYTLEDDFVVTDEEKQMEEKLNKLRDIVVKPITTLQKRLKRSKTGQALAEALYLYLEDLQIPEKMESLRMNAEEKGFLLEAREHDQAWQAVISLLDEFVEMLKDEQVSIKLFAEILETGLESMKFSLVPPAIDQVLIADLERSRFFHIKCSFILGANDGVLPARPKEEGILTEDDREALHYQGIDLAPSARQQLLDENFIIYMGLSSPSEKLYLSYPMADEEGKSLLPSVIVKRIEEMFPTIEKRRLLNEPEVLSLEEQLLFIVNKNVTLSYVTSQLQSWKRGYPILPIWWDAYNHFVTSENQTLTKRVLSSLSYENKPEQLETSISRELYGEHIQGSVSRMEQFTSCPFSHFATHGLKLRERQFFKLEAPDIGQMFHSSLKLISDRLQELNKDWKELTKEQCERLANDAVEKLAPRLQREILLSSNRYHYIKRKLQKILARASKILSDHAKASGFAPIGLELGFGKGGELPPIRFTLPNGCTMEVAGRIDRVDKATGSNGVLLRIVDYKSSDKNVQLSEVYYGLALQMLTYLDVIISNSSKWLGVEATPAGVLYFHVHDPMIQANTLLSEEKLDDEIFKKFKMKGLLLGDEEAVRLMDNNLSEGSTSNIIAAGLKKEGGFRSTSSIASKDEFDLLRNHVRSTFKKIGTDITDGIIDISPYKLKDKMPCTFCEYKSVCQFDESLSENQYRILKSEKNDDVLKRMREEGKGNE
- the addA gene encoding helicase-exonuclease AddAB subunit AddA is translated as MSEMTSKPENSQWTDDQWKAIVSSGQHILVAAAAGSGKTAVLVERIIRKIISKENPVDVDALLVVTFTNASAAEMRSRIGEALEKALKENPSSLHLRRQLTLLNKASISTLHSFCLQVVRKYYYLINIDPSFRIADQTEGQLLIDEVLDEMFEEEYSQEGNEDFFDLVDRYTSDRNDVELQTLIRELYFFSRSHPKPAVWLDQLTAKYDLSEETKVESLPFVQYLLEDIAMQLEGAKEQLLQAMEITKLPGGPAPRAANLDDDLKQVSELLRVKHSWEQLSEQIKTFKPSRAKIVKGDQYDKFLTDQVTSLRKAAKDQIDKLRDDMFSRSLTNYLLDFEHLKPVVTKLVSLVKQFADRYEGMKKEKGIVDFADLEHYCLQILQPAENEPSEAALYYKQQFAEVLVDEYQDTNLVQESILKLVTKDEEASGNLFMVGDVKQSIYRFRLAEPFLFLSKYKRFTQTADSTGMRIDLSKNFRSRAEVLDGTNYLFKQIMGEKVGEIVYDHDAELKLGATYPENELMSTELLLIERGGNDEDTEQGVESGLFDEQELETVQLEARLMAKKIKLLIDQQFQVYDRNIGGTRPITYRDVVILLRSMPWAPQIMEEFKQAGIPVYANLSNGYFEATEVAIMLSVLKVIDNPFQDIPLASVLRSPVVGLNANELALIRTFDKKGTYYDALKAFLAKGSLMNQNLFEKLNSFVELLQEWRDRARQGAVSDLIWQLYRDTKFFDFVGGMPGGKQRQANLRAFYDRARQYEATSFRGLFRFLRFIERMQERGDDLGAARALGEQEDVVRLMTIHSSKGLEFPIVFVAGLSKQFNMMDLNKKYLLDKELGFGTKLINPKLRVSYPTLPYIALKKKMRMELLAEEMRVLYVALTRAKEKLFLLGTLKSPDKKLADWRNQLSHSEWLLPDFERAKAKSYLDWIGPALVRHRDSVALSEGQHCFNEELSQHPSKWTIEMVKSEELVETFKAEQELNQELLTAISHGEIVSIESEHKQQVKDQLTWDYPYRAATRNRSKQSVSELKRQREVQDEYSDQQLLRRQSSQGFLYNRPSFMQSKSVSAAERGTAMHTVMQHMKLDGPVTKDDVAAKIQELVAKEILSKELAEVINSEQIVEFFESRIGQRLLGAKQVYREVPFSYALQAEKLYDDMVDEPILVQGVIDCLFEDEEGTVLLDYKTDTIQDRFPKGIEEAEQILKDRYRVQIALYTKAIEDIIHRPLNEKYLFFFDGGYLIDM
- a CDS encoding exonuclease SbcCD subunit D; its protein translation is MRILHTADWHLGRSLEGRSRLAEQAQFIDELVKIVEEEKVDAILMAGDAFDTVNPPAAAEQLFYDGLSRLSDKGKRPIIVIAGNHDNPDRLSAASPLAGNHSIHLIGYPSHEVLKVNVPHAQQQMIVAALAYPSEARLEQVLSETHDEVLLRNKYDERIRELFSIMSKQFQPNTVNMAMSHIHVAGGSTSDSERPIEVGGAYTVAATSMPEAAQYVALGHLHRPQNIKRASTLTRYSGSPLAYSFSEIGYAKSVTILEADPGQPVEMREIPLSSGKPLVKWKATEGISQVHSWLEEGRDASAWIDLEIHLTSTLSIEEIHRLRKWHPGFIHIRPVFQKELEVAATRQANLPIDQLFSQFYEKQTGGAKPEPELVKLFLELVQQDDDLEGCDET